A stretch of the Vidua chalybeata isolate OUT-0048 chromosome Z, bVidCha1 merged haplotype, whole genome shotgun sequence genome encodes the following:
- the LOC128782327 gene encoding heat shock factor protein 5-like — translation MAKPQLPAGFCPSSASLWPRTFPMKLWLLVNSPCVHSVRWDARGEGLFIDQGLFEQELLGVGPSAAGEVKLFRTKNYGSIVRQLNLYGFHKLTVSLAGSTVGSRPRPATAGEDTSYADGPLHHFWNPHFCYGCPDLLVKIKRLTKADKKLDAGLEVTSRLPDDLQSITGRRHAAVAHVPRRGRKERCGKPYTTQRRTERRKEDFEIYCRNTQTE, via the exons ATGGCGAAGCCGCAGCTGCCGGCTGGTTTCTGCCCCTCCTCCGCCTCCCTCTGGCCCCGCACCTTTCCCatgaagctgtggctgctggtcAACAGCCCGTGCGTCCACTCGGTGCGCTGGGACGCCCGCGGCGAAGGGCTATTCATCGACCAGGGGCTATTcgagcaggagctgctgggcgTGGGGCCCAGCGCTGCCGGGGAGGTGAAGCTCTTCAGGACGAAGAACTACGGCAGCATCGTCCGCCAGCTCAACCTATACGGGTTCCACAAGCTGACGGTGAGTCTGGCCGGCAGCACGGTCGGGTCCCGGCCGAGGCCGGCCACGGCGGGGGAAGATACCAGCTACGCTGATGGGCCCCTGCACCACTTCTGGAACCCGCATTTTTGCTACGGCTGTCCCGATCTCCTCGTAAAGATCAAGAGACTGACCAAGGCCGACAAGAAGTTGGACGCTGGCCTGGAGGTGACCAGCCGCCTGCCCGACGATTTGCAGTCCATTACTGGAAGGAGACATGCTGCGGTCGCCCACGTCCCTCGGCGAGGTCGGAAGGAGCG CTGTGGGAAACCATATACAACACAGAGAAGAAcggaaaggagaaaggaagactTTGAGATCTACTGTAGGAACACACAAACTGAGTAA